ccactttctgattttttggccacATCCGctcatttatgccgtcaattcttaACAGAaactcgaaaatacccctcgtacactttgaaattcccacggttaAGAGATGTGTATTTTCGAGTTTTtagccaatttctgttagaattaacggcataaatagacggatgaggccaaaaaatcagaaaatgaaaGTTTGGAGGGCcaaatctaagcattggtagtttgaagggccGTCCGAAGAAagagtggtagtttggagggctaaaaTGTAGTTAAccctattttcttttaatgtttcCACAAATAGGCCATCCAGAAAATACGAATTGCCCAAATTGGCAAAGATTGTATTTGCAATATTGCTGTTTTTCATACATGGAATGATGGATGCCAATTCCTACTATTTGTCtgttaataataatagtaataattatcattattcGTTTGCATTTATTATATATGACTACACAACGGGGCCTTCTTAGATTCATCGAGATTCATGTGCCCCTTTCGTACAAACTCTACTCATGATTGACTGAGAGAATCCTAAGCTCAAGATTGCTCTTTCTGATAGGTCGTCCTATCGTAATTGGAATTCATGTCTttgaaaataattcttttttagatttttcttttttaaaaaactgagAAGGAGGGATTATTTTTACCGTCGAACCAAATAGATAAGCGAAAGGAGGAAGACTCGGAAGAGATGATATATAATGCTTTTAGAAAAAGATTCGGAAGCGTCCATTCTGTCATATTATGAGCGCAGAAGCTTTCCCGACCGAGAAGGCAAacataaatttattatatatttctttttttaaaatatgctaTAAGTCAATAGGTGTGAGGTGATTTTGGATTTGTTGGTTCCGACTTTGTAACAATCAGGAGTGGATGCAGCATTTGAGATTTGTGGGGGgttaaattgaagaaaaaaaaattagggggcaaaacaaaaaaaattacaaaaaattaggagtaaaataattattttttgtttttttaggaaAACCTTGGGCCGTGAGGTGGTTCCGCCCTCGGTAACAATTATACCAAATTTTTATGATAATATTGGccaaaattttcactttttttgttttctttttctttttgcagtgCAGCCATGACTAGATCCAAATTCCACTTTTGATGCTTTCTTGTAGTTTCTTCTAAATTTTATATGGGCACCATCCATCTGTTTATTAATTACCTAGTCAATCTGCTTTATTAATTACCTAGCTAGTCAATCCATTGCTGTTGTATTGATGGTTGTGGGCTTAACTACTAGCACAATTACTTCAATATTGTCAAAATCCAATTcctttcaatattttatttgatttgaataCTCTGCTGTTTGTATAAATCCTTCGTACAAGTCTCTATTGAGGGACGGTATCAGGGCGAAGAGTCattccctttttttattttgaaatttttcctttaaCTTTGTCTAAAAAGTAATGTGCTATACAGAATtattaatgatttgactgaACCAACTAAAAAGTCATGAGCTTATCCCAAgccctgcctttttttttttcttttttttaattattattattatattttttttaaaaaaaaattagaacacTCTTCCTAAAAGCACAAACCAAGATTGagtagttttcttcttcttcatctatCTATGCACCAGGGCCTCCCTAGATTCGTTGGGATTCATTTGCAGCCAATAATACAGTAAGTACACATAATTCAGTATGAGCACACTAAGCTCAATTATAGAGTTCCATTCATTGGGTTCTATCTGGGGCCACAAATAACTCTTCGAATATGTAGATGTGAATATATAGCTCTTTTAGAGTATGTGGATTCAGTTATTAACCGCATTCgcataccttttatatataatatatattttttatattaattatatttaataaatttatcaatacaacgtcgttttggtgtttaataccaaaatgacgTCATTTTAGATTAGGTATAAGTTATATTTACAATGGTTTGGTTGACTATGTTGTATTCTCATGTAACACTTGGGCGAAAAtgcaaaagtaatgtgaaatcaatatattctATAAAGATGagggcttaaaaaaaattaaaacaagtccaaaacactaaaaatcggCCTAAATTACTTTCAAATTGCCTAAATTACTCTGTTGACGTGATAGTATGAATCAACTcttgaaaaaaaagtaaaactaaaaactatatttttatctcactcTGCTGATGTGATTATGCCAATCAACCCTTGAATCAgtccttattaaaaataaaataaaagttgatTGACACTGCTACGTCAATAGAGTAAGATAAATGCGTAGTTTTTAGCGTTACTCAAACAACGGCTTGGGAAACACATATTGTATTGGACAAATGGTTATAGAAACTACAAAAGGGAACCTTAATAACCTTGTCAAAGCTAGGCATCTATGTATTCCATACCCATAAATTTACTCTTGACAATTCCTTAGTCTGACTACGTTCTACGtaccaaaataaaagaaaaaaaattaagaaccaaagacaaacaaaaacatATTCATTAGCAGCTACGTAGGAGCATTAGAAGAAGTCCATGCAGAAGCAGTATACAAACTGGTATCCTTCCATCCAAGCCTGAGAGTTCCATCTCCCTGGACAAGGCTATATCCATAAGCAGGAGGGAACATGTTCAATATCAGCTGTGCTTGAGCCATAGAATTCGCACTCATCGGCACCTGAACAAAGCAATTCTTCGcaagctcaatcctccaatgccTATACTTGTCCTCCCCGCTTCGCGCCGGCCCTCCTATTGCCAATATGTTGTTGATTTCCCTGTGGAGAAGGCAATGCTCCACGCGGTGCCGACTAGGGTCGTCGACAGGCTGATTGGCTCCAAGGGAATCGAAGAGCGTCGAGTAGTAGTGCAGTGACCCGACAAAACGGTCTAGAAAAGACCCGCTGTGGGAGATATCTTGCTCTACCTATACGTTaggatattaattaaatgattaaattcataattttttatttaacaaggTATCAGAGTAGAGTTCATGAGTTCGAACCCTATCTCCGTCattcacctctcatttcaattaaatattttcacGTGTTCGACCTCACCTATTAAGAGAGAGTACtttgagcccacacgtaaggagtattgttagaatatacattaaagagtaatgatatttaattagtagactgttatacgactATCATATAATTGAGATGaagtagtaataaaatttattttagttgTATTTCAGTCGTATAgcaatctactaaatagtatttctctaaattaaatgactaaattcattacttcttatcagtttaagctttagAGAAGAGTGGTAATTTAACGCTACCAGTGTGATGATCGTTGGTGACAGCTCTTTTAGCAGTCGCATTGTTTTCCAATCCGGCCCGGTGGCATCGTACAAGGAATGTTGCAGCCAATGCACGGCTAGAGTTTCTCCATGCCGGACTTGCACAGTTAATGCATCGATTTCTGCAAACTTCCTTGCAATTGGGTGGAATTCAAATGACATTCCGAGCCGCTTAGCGAAATTGGCAAGTTGCTTTCCCGTCTCCACCAGAATCTCCATAGACACGCCCATGCCCGTCATCCTGACATGCGGAGGGCCCTCCATGCGGGTGGCGAGGATGTGAAACAAGGCCGGCCATTGCAGGCCTTGCATGATGTCAAGGTCAACAATGTGAACTCTGTCACGCCGGTGGAAAGCCTCAAGGATGGCTTGGTTGGATGTGAAGTGTGCAAACTTGATGAAGGGGGATATGTTGTTGAACACTTGGAAAGCGCCATGAATGCTTTTGTAGGCAACCAAAGGAGAACAAATACCTGTGATAATATAAACTAAACGATTAAATTCATCGACCTCTTTCTAtgatcaatttaaatttttaagataaacgGTAATTTAATAGTACCGAGCCAGGAGTTGATAACTCTACTAGACATGGCCTTAGCGAAATAAGCCACGGCGCGCTCGGCGCAAGAAAGGCCGTAAGGTGAGCCCATCTGTGTTAGCTCAAGCAGCATTCTATGCGCCTCTCCAAGATTGTCGACCGAGACAGCAACGGCACACTCCAGAAGCAGAGTTATGAGGGTTAAGCCATGCTCATCTACCCTGCTCAACCCACTGCTCCTTCCATGGTCAGAATTAACGTTAACTCGAGGCTCATTATTACTACTCGATTGAAGCTGATCGTTGCCGGCGGCAACGGTGTCAAAGTAGTTTCTTCTAATGGCTTTTCTTGGTCTGAGGTCGCCTGAGAGTGATGGCAAGATATCGGCAGAGGCAGCAGTTTCCGGCAGGTCATCGACAAGTTGTTTTGTGATTTGCTCCACCAACTCAGAGAGCTCGAAGGGTGGAGTTGGAGAGGCAGCAGTGGTGTAGTCCCATGGCTCATGGGGTTGGATCGTGTCCAAAGCTCCATGATTAACAACTTCAAAGCCTGCTTTCATTGGGGAAAGGAAGtggaagaaattaagaaaggGAAAAGATGGTGGTGAGGGGGGGGTGTCTGGGAGAGGTGGAGGCCATTTTTAAAGGAGAAAGTTTGGATGATGAGCAAAGAGATGACAGAAGAAAAGTTTTCCTGTGACAAAACAGATTAATAGCAATAGTTTAATGACAGATCGAGGATGGCCGGCATAGCCAAGACATACAGAAAAAGATAAACTGCTAAGAGACAAAAAAAACCCACGTCGATTTGGTAGtgattttctaattattaaCTTTGAGATTTGTTTAAGGAGCATATTAGTCATGAAGGGCTTGAAGTTTCTAGaggcgtgtatatatatatagctaaaatGAAGGCTTTTGAAAGCTGAAAAATGAATGTCATTATCTGTGCACAACAAcgatgaataataaaaaatcgaaAAGAGAGAAAGCACGAGAAAAACAAGACatagatttacgtggttcgacaATATGCTTACGTTCACAGGAGTGCGGCTATATTCATTAATTGAGTTAGGGTTACaacataacatatttaaaacaaaaccctaatgtACAGATAGATATGAAAAACCCAATAAAAGATtgtaaatttaaccatttaattaatactttaacatttacgttagaaaaaaaaaaatcatatgagTGAATCATCCCTTGAATCTTGATTGAGGATGACTTCTAGCCACATGATTAAGATGACTGGATTGATGCCATTTGTATGTCCAATAGTGAATGGGGAGGCCTTGAgttaatttttatcaaaaagagATTAGTTAACATGTTGGGTGTTAATAATATAGATTAGTTAGAATAGATTTGGGCCATTTTTCTCTCCTAATCATATACTATATAATTGCTAGCTATGTAGCTGTTAGACGCAACTTCTTCTTGACATTGACGTTACTTTTTGATGACAATGAcgtatttttattagtttgataATATCACTTATttggttagaatattaattaaatgataattttttttttattggtttaaaTATGTGTAAATGTTGTTGATCCCAGCTTTATTTTCTTGACATTGCTTGCATTTTGGCCGATGGACCAGCAAAGAAAatcattcactacaaaaaaaattgcaaatcgCCACATGCAGTTAGCCGCGTGTACAGTAactatacacgtggcaaacagtTCGCCGCGTGTAATTAGCAGCGTAGATACACACGGCAAACTTGGGCAATGCTAATTGCACATTTGgcagcgtgtattttaatacacgcggccaatttgccgcgtgtacattaatacgCGCTGCCAAATGGCAGCGTGTGTaaatgtacacgcggccaacatctggccgcgtgtataataatacacgcggcaaGATGTTTGCCGCGTGTACATTTAGACGCGCTTATaaatgtacacgcggccaacatcttgccgcgtgtacattaatacacgcggccagatgttggccgcagtaaattatatatatatatatatatatatatatatattaattctattttgtaatttctttttatttaaaatatatatatatattttatataaatattcttttatatatatatatatatatatattttaattctgttttttaatttctttttatttaaaatatatatatatatattttactaaaattctccaaatttattttatccaaaaatatcacaaaatcaaattgcacaaattaatcaaaacaactttttttaaaaatttgaataccatgtactaataaatatattcattactatatataactacttacacaacaatatcaacaaatttgagattcttaatttaataaagttattcggtactaaaaaaaaaaaaaaatacacaaaatatctacaaatctggaggacgtctctgcggatcacgaggtgcagtcccAGGCGTGAGCTCGCCAACTgtcgattgtcccgcaagagatggtgtaacgggcgaaggagtcccgagaggggattgttggctcagcaattgtccagaaggcgacaacggaccaaccgttgtcgcattacctgcaagtactaaaaataattaacctacataatattatatgcaaatttaaacaagtaatgagaacaaattaaaaataaacctaagtgtatacataatatgaaccatacctgcaggcgcactactaacagatgacgtactaccgacgtgtgcaggtgaagactgctgagcaccaaggcatacgaacgataatcctgtagaggacatgaaggcctcaaaatgtcgcatgcgctgctccatatcATCAATCTGtcgtatgcgctgctccatgctgtcagcccgctctctctcggcccgcactatgccctccaactcCGCGATTTTGtgagcagcccaatcctgagacgtgccctcggccggtcccccccgtGTGCGGCTCCTATACAagaaacaagtcccgcgaacaggagtaacgttcggcccaacctgccgaaccctacccgcatactcgggtcgcccaaccgcttgctcgtacgcgtcgccaggtgcccaacgcaccgtatctgatgagacagggtccgaggcagcaggatcagtggacaaactctgtgtcatccgctcctgtacgtcgtcaacatacaaaacaatggtaattaataaatactttatcacacgcataactaataataatcgataacctataacggtttagtttttagggttagggttttaaggttagaatttagggtttagggtttaggttttagggtttttagggttagggtttaggttttagggttttaaggttagggtttagggttttacggtttagtttttagggttagggttttaaggttagaatttagggtttagggtttaggttttagggtttttagggttagggtttaggttttacggttttaaggttagggtttaggtttttagggtttagtttttacggtttagtttttaggttagggtttaaggttttagggttatggttttaaggttagggtttagggtttagtgtttagggtttagtttttagggtttagggttttaaggttagggttttagggtttagggtttaggttgttagggtttagtttttacggttagggtttaggttttgaaggtttagtttttagggttagggtttaggttttgaaggtttagtttttagggttagggtttaggttttagagtttagtttttacggtttagtttttagggttagtgttttaaggttagaatttagggtttagggtttaggttttagggtttttagggttagggtttaggttttagggttttaacgttaggatttaggtttttagggtttagtttttacggtttagtttttagagttagggttttaaggttagaatttagggtttagggtttaggttttagggtttttagggttagggtttaggttttagggttttaaggttaggatttaggtttttagggtttagtttttagagttagggttttaaggttagaatttagggtttagggtttaggttttagggtttttagggttagggtttaggttttagggttttaaggttaggatttaggtttttagggtttagtttttacggtttagtttttagagttagggttttaaggttagaatttagggtttagggtttaggttttagggttttaaggttaggatttaggtttttagggagaaagtattttagggttagggttttaaggttagggtttagggttttagggttagggtttcaaggttagggtttagggtttagtttttagggttagggttttaaggttagaatttacggtttagggtttagggtttaggttttagggttttaaggttaggattagggttttagggttttaagtattttagggttagggttttaaggttagggtttagggttttagggttagggttttaaggttagggtttagggttttagggttagggttttaaggttagggtttagggtttagtttttagggttagggttttaaggttagaatttagggtttagggtttaggttttagggttttaaggttaggatttagggttttagggttaaggttttaaggttaggatttaagtttttagggtttagtttttagggttagggttttaaggttagggtttagggtttaactacaattaaaaagtaataaaaaaattt
The Alnus glutinosa chromosome 14, dhAlnGlut1.1, whole genome shotgun sequence genome window above contains:
- the LOC133857683 gene encoding protein SCARECROW-like, translated to MKAGFEVVNHGALDTIQPHEPWDYTTAASPTPPFELSELVEQITKQLVDDLPETAASADILPSLSGDLRPRKAIRRNYFDTVAAGNDQLQSSSNNEPRVNVNSDHGRSSGLSRVDEHGLTLITLLLECAVAVSVDNLGEAHRMLLELTQMGSPYGLSCAERAVAYFAKAMSSRVINSWLGICSPLVAYKSIHGAFQVFNNISPFIKFAHFTSNQAILEAFHRRDRVHIVDLDIMQGLQWPALFHILATRMEGPPHVRMTGMGVSMEILVETGKQLANFAKRLGMSFEFHPIARKFAEIDALTVQVRHGETLAVHWLQHSLYDATGPDWKTMRLLKELSPTIITLVEQDISHSGSFLDRFVGSLHYYSTLFDSLGANQPVDDPSRHRVEHCLLHREINNILAIGGPARSGEDKYRHWRIELAKNCFVQVPMSANSMAQAQLILNMFPPAYGYSLVQGDGTLRLGWKDTSLYTASAWTSSNAPT